TCCGTGGTAGCGACGCCATCTCGCTCTGCGGCGTTTCAGCGAAGCAGGTCGCATGGATTGATAGCAGAATGGCAGCCGTTGTAGCCGCAACCGAGCCGTGGCAAAAAGTCATTCAATACCCCGTGGTTGTAAATCGTTCAATCGAACGCGCGTTAAATAAGAATGTCTTTCACGACATTGCCATGCACGTCAGTCAGGCGAAAATCACGGCCGCTGTATCGATAGGTCAACTTTTCATGATCGAGACCGAGCTGATGCAAGATCGTGGCGTGAAGATCGTGAATGTGGACCCTTCCTTCCAGTCCTTCGCCACCGTAATGGTCGCTGACGCCGTGTCGATGCCCAGGCTTGGTGCCGCCACCGGCGAGCCAAACCGTGAAAGCTCGGTTATTGTGGTCGCGACCGTTGTCGAATTGTGCGAAGGGCGTGCGACCGAACTCTCCTGCAAAAACTATCAGCGTATCTTTCAGCATGTCCCGCTGTTTTAGGTCGGCCAGGAGTGCAGCGATCGGTCCATCGACTGCGGCTGCACTTTGCTCCATCTCGTCCTTCAAATCCTTGTGATGATCCCAGCCGCCAGTGCCGATCTCGATGAATCTCACCCCCGCCTCGGCAAACTTCCGGGCATAGAGACATTGGCGACCGAATGAATCCGTGTTGCCGGCTCCGATTCCGTACGACTTCAGCGTGTCAGCGGTTTCGCGACTCAGATCCATAAGTTCCGGCACTGCGGATTGCATCTTGAATCCCATTTCGTAGCTACCGATAAAGGCTTCGAGATCGTGATTCGTTTCATCTTTTAGCAATCGGCGCTCGTTCAAACGCTGAAGATAGGCGAGCTGAAGCCGCTGTTGCTCGGAGTTAAGATGAGCAGGCCTTAAATTGGCGACCGGCTCGCCTCCCGCTTTCCCTCCGGGCCGAACAAAGGTGGCCTGGTACGATGCGGGTAGAAACGCACTGCCTTGGTTGTTCCCTCCAAAGCGATTCAGCGAATTCATGGCAATGAATCCAGGCAGATTCTCGGTCTCTGCGCCAAGTCCATAGAGCACCCATGCACCCAACGAGGGTCGAGCTTGCAGCGCGTTGCCTGTGTGAAACATCGGCACGGCCGTTTCATGCGCCTGAGCTTCGGTGTGCATCGCGGTTAGAA
Above is a window of Anatilimnocola aggregata DNA encoding:
- a CDS encoding DUF1501 domain-containing protein; translated protein: MSYSVLSRRDMLRLTLGGFGYTALAGLTAQAAPRVPHFPAKAQRVILLYMQGGVSHVDTFDYKPQLQADHGKAMATGKAAKLLASPWKFKQHGESGQWISELFPRLARSADDLCVLTAMHTEAQAHETAVPMFHTGNALQARPSLGAWVLYGLGAETENLPGFIAMNSLNRFGGNNQGSAFLPASYQATFVRPGGKAGGEPVANLRPAHLNSEQQRLQLAYLQRLNERRLLKDETNHDLEAFIGSYEMGFKMQSAVPELMDLSRETADTLKSYGIGAGNTDSFGRQCLYARKFAEAGVRFIEIGTGGWDHHKDLKDEMEQSAAAVDGPIAALLADLKQRDMLKDTLIVFAGEFGRTPFAQFDNGRDHNNRAFTVWLAGGGTKPGHRHGVSDHYGGEGLEGRVHIHDLHATILHQLGLDHEKLTYRYSGRDFRLTDVHGNVVKDILI